Proteins from one Salinispora arenicola genomic window:
- a CDS encoding DUF5318 domain-containing protein, whose translation MRTQRQVVNHSLRKRAVLRDLLTNRVGPLDVCDASPYLKNAARFHGEPTDERCPICRSENLTHVHYIYGDELRQSAGQARTLAELPPLAMTLREFQVFVVEVCLGCDWNHLVEQYLLGRDGLTESGPEQTAVGGVPATDASDGRRRREARR comes from the coding sequence ATGCGTACGCAGCGCCAGGTGGTCAACCACTCGCTTCGGAAGCGGGCGGTGCTGCGGGACCTCCTGACCAATCGGGTCGGTCCGCTGGATGTCTGCGACGCCTCGCCCTACCTGAAGAACGCGGCCCGGTTCCACGGTGAGCCGACCGACGAGCGGTGCCCCATCTGCCGTAGTGAGAACCTGACGCACGTGCACTACATTTACGGCGACGAGCTCCGACAGTCCGCCGGCCAGGCCCGGACACTGGCGGAGTTGCCCCCGCTGGCGATGACGCTGCGTGAGTTCCAGGTCTTCGTGGTAGAAGTGTGCCTCGGCTGCGACTGGAACCATCTCGTCGAGCAGTACCTGCTCGGGCGGGACGGGCTGACCGAGAGTGGGCCGGAGCAGACTGCGGTGGGCGGGGTGCCCGCCACAGATGCCTCGGACGGGCGACGGAGGCGAGAGGCGCGACGGTGA
- a CDS encoding DUF2690 domain-containing protein — protein sequence MLSIATGLTMVMGFQAPALAATSGCGSVCDGKDPNTYYATVDGTTAQCNFFPTDTPYISQYVELRYSPFCRTAWARQTGSFGWLSGVLVQSFNTNGTLRKTVYDSNSHAGPWSGMVNDKGLTARACFYHFENEWDHPHNPTILNCTARY from the coding sequence ATGCTGAGCATAGCCACGGGCCTAACGATGGTCATGGGGTTCCAGGCTCCGGCGCTGGCCGCAACATCGGGGTGTGGCTCGGTGTGCGACGGCAAAGATCCGAACACCTACTACGCGACGGTTGATGGAACTACCGCACAGTGCAACTTCTTCCCAACAGATACCCCCTACATCTCGCAATACGTCGAGCTACGATACAGCCCGTTCTGCCGGACTGCCTGGGCACGTCAGACGGGCAGCTTCGGCTGGCTTAGTGGCGTGCTCGTCCAGAGCTTCAACACCAATGGAACTTTACGCAAGACCGTCTATGACTCGAATAGCCATGCTGGCCCGTGGTCAGGCATGGTTAATGACAAAGGCTTAACGGCGCGGGCCTGCTTCTATCATTTCGAAAACGAGTGGGATCACCCACACAACCCCACGATCCTTAATTGCACCGCACGATACTGA
- a CDS encoding DUF2690 domain-containing protein, which translates to MIDEATLLNSGCGSKCDGKDPASFRIYYEQLPHNYYTCAEDAWTVDTAEDPIAGVELRYSSRCRTAWARAKTQGMFKVESRYLSGAHRITMTELAANWRWTAMVDDAGLLARACLRTGPPGSDWNYCTRWY; encoded by the coding sequence ATGATTGACGAGGCGACTCTACTCAACTCTGGTTGTGGTTCCAAGTGTGATGGTAAAGACCCGGCGTCGTTTCGGATCTACTATGAACAACTTCCCCACAATTACTATACCTGCGCTGAAGATGCGTGGACGGTGGATACTGCTGAGGATCCCATCGCTGGCGTCGAGTTGCGGTACAGCTCGCGTTGCCGTACAGCCTGGGCGAGGGCCAAGACACAGGGCATGTTTAAAGTAGAGAGCCGTTACCTGAGCGGCGCGCATCGGATAACGATGACAGAACTTGCGGCTAATTGGCGTTGGACGGCTATGGTTGATGATGCCGGTTTGCTGGCGCGAGCGTGCCTTCGGACGGGCCCCCCGGGTAGCGATTGGAACTACTGCACGAGGTGGTATTAG
- a CDS encoding PadR family transcriptional regulator has translation MLEFAILGLLQEAPMHGYELRKELAAKLGAIRAAISYGTLYPTLRRLQAAGWITEATETPATAPEVPALTSRRGRVVYKITAEGKERFAQLIAQAGPETYDDTGFGVHFAFFARTDQATRLRILEGRRRKIEERREGLRDVLGRAAERLDAYTLELQRHGLDACEREVRWLEELIANERSGRAPTAPVTGTDGGRPEDNSPPPPGESRKERP, from the coding sequence GTGCTCGAGTTCGCCATCCTCGGCCTCCTACAGGAAGCTCCGATGCACGGATACGAGCTGCGTAAGGAGCTGGCCGCTAAACTCGGCGCGATCCGGGCGGCCATCAGCTACGGCACGCTGTACCCGACTCTGCGCCGCCTACAGGCGGCGGGCTGGATCACCGAGGCCACCGAGACACCCGCCACCGCCCCAGAGGTCCCCGCGCTGACCAGCCGCCGTGGCCGCGTGGTCTACAAGATCACCGCGGAGGGCAAGGAACGATTCGCCCAGCTCATCGCCCAGGCCGGACCCGAGACATACGACGACACGGGGTTCGGCGTGCACTTCGCGTTCTTCGCCCGAACCGACCAGGCAACCCGACTTCGCATCCTGGAGGGTCGCCGCCGCAAGATCGAGGAGCGCCGCGAAGGGCTCCGCGACGTACTCGGTCGCGCCGCCGAGCGGCTCGACGCGTACACCCTGGAACTGCAACGCCACGGCCTGGATGCCTGTGAGCGTGAGGTCCGCTGGCTGGAGGAGCTCATCGCCAACGAGCGCTCCGGCCGTGCCCCGACGGCCCCGGTCACCGGGACGGACGGCGGCCGACCAGAAGACAACAGCCCGCCTCCGCCTGGAGAGTCCAGGAAAGAGCGGCCGTGA
- a CDS encoding GNAT family N-acetyltransferase, whose amino-acid sequence MTIREFREADWPQVWPILRDIARAQDTFAYDPDMSADEAHELWIEPPPGLTVVAVAGDQVLGSAKMGTNRQGPGSHVSTASFIVAADARGQGLGTALCRFAIDWARQRGYASMQFNAVVESNRAAVSVYERLGFRIVGTVPGAFAHPTLGRVGLNIMYKEL is encoded by the coding sequence GTGACAATTCGTGAGTTTCGGGAAGCCGACTGGCCGCAGGTCTGGCCGATCCTCCGGGACATCGCGCGGGCGCAGGACACGTTCGCGTACGACCCGGACATGTCCGCCGACGAGGCACACGAGCTGTGGATTGAGCCGCCACCGGGGCTGACCGTCGTCGCGGTGGCGGGCGACCAAGTCCTCGGCAGTGCCAAGATGGGCACGAACCGCCAGGGACCGGGATCGCACGTGTCCACCGCCAGCTTCATCGTGGCCGCCGATGCCCGAGGGCAGGGGTTGGGCACCGCGCTGTGCCGCTTCGCGATCGACTGGGCCCGACAGCGCGGGTACGCCAGCATGCAGTTCAACGCCGTCGTCGAGTCGAACCGGGCTGCGGTGTCGGTGTACGAGCGGCTCGGCTTCCGGATCGTCGGCACCGTGCCCGGCGCGTTCGCTCACCCGACCCTCGGCCGGGTCGGTCTGAACATCATGTACAAAGAGCTCTGA
- a CDS encoding IS256 family transposase, which translates to MEAWRQRPLDRVYPVVFIDALMMKIRQGQVANRPVYVVVGISLDGERDVLGMWAGAGGEGAKQWAGYLTELRNRGVEDVFMVCSDGLKGMTDAIEQVWPLAVHQQCVVHLVRARLRYTNRKDWQKITPALREIYTAATVAAVAAAEARFEAFAAEFGDRYPAVIRLWRTSWPQFVPFLDYDHEVRKVLYTTNIIESLNARFRQATRRRGHFPTEQAAIRFCTSSSSRNAGAVGASPAGSTVGARPSTP; encoded by the coding sequence ATGGAAGCGTGGCGGCAGCGGCCTCTGGACCGGGTGTATCCGGTGGTGTTCATCGACGCCCTGATGATGAAGATCCGCCAGGGACAGGTCGCGAACCGGCCCGTCTACGTGGTGGTCGGGATCAGCCTCGACGGGGAACGCGACGTGCTGGGCATGTGGGCCGGCGCCGGCGGGGAAGGAGCCAAGCAGTGGGCCGGTTACCTCACCGAACTGCGCAACCGTGGGGTGGAGGACGTGTTCATGGTCTGCTCCGACGGGCTCAAGGGCATGACCGACGCGATCGAACAGGTGTGGCCGCTCGCGGTGCACCAGCAGTGCGTCGTGCACCTCGTACGGGCGCGCCTGCGGTACACGAATCGTAAGGACTGGCAGAAGATCACCCCCGCGTTGCGGGAGATCTACACCGCCGCGACCGTCGCGGCCGTCGCGGCCGCGGAGGCCCGCTTCGAGGCGTTCGCCGCCGAGTTCGGGGACCGCTACCCGGCCGTGATCCGGCTGTGGCGCACCTCGTGGCCGCAGTTCGTGCCGTTCCTGGACTACGACCACGAGGTCCGCAAGGTCCTCTACACCACCAACATCATCGAGTCGCTGAACGCCCGGTTCCGGCAAGCCACGCGCCGGCGCGGGCATTTCCCAACGGAGCAGGCAGCGATAAGGTTCTGTACCTCGTCGTCCAGCAGAAACGCCGGGGCGGTGGGAGCATCACCGGCCGGGTCCACGGTTGGGGCAAGGCCCTCAACGCCCTGA
- a CDS encoding glycosyltransferase family 87 protein, which translates to MKTQTTGGMDDAAAPDHPSRSDGFVRGVSGLIGGPLGDHATALDRPVGRERRFWTAVRIVLALVCLTLALHWVQKSPCQDGAWTDNVQYTRFCYTDVLALYYAEGLNEGKVPYRDHPVEYPVLTGYFMGALGLPVHALGADDPSINQAMWFYNLNALVLGALAVATVAVLLALRRRRPWDAALFALSPALLLTATVNWDLLAIGLAAFGLLAWARRKPVLAGLLLGLGGAAKLWPLFLFWPILLLAIRSGRLRPALTAIGAGAAALVVVNLPTALLYPGNWGRFLELNTERPIDWGTLWYIGRYLDGKINVGEPGAGPFEWLSNNIPVLNNLAYALFFLACVGIAVLALRAPRRPRLAQLAFLVVAAFLIFSKVWSQQFVLWLLPLAVLARPKWGAFLAWQLAEVGYFVAFYGELLGTSTDTPVFPEGVFVLAATLRLATVVVLCVLIVQEILRPEQDAVRASYPDDPDAGVIDGAPDAGWVTRPRATARRPDRRPISP; encoded by the coding sequence ATGAAGACGCAGACGACGGGTGGTATGGACGACGCCGCCGCACCGGACCACCCGTCCCGCTCCGACGGCTTTGTCCGCGGCGTCTCCGGCCTGATCGGTGGTCCGTTGGGTGACCATGCCACCGCGCTGGACCGGCCGGTCGGTCGGGAACGCCGGTTCTGGACCGCCGTGCGGATCGTCCTGGCCCTGGTCTGCCTGACGTTGGCCCTGCATTGGGTGCAGAAGTCGCCCTGCCAGGACGGAGCCTGGACGGACAACGTCCAGTACACCCGCTTCTGCTACACCGACGTGCTGGCCCTGTACTACGCCGAGGGGCTCAACGAGGGCAAGGTCCCATACCGGGACCACCCCGTGGAGTATCCCGTGCTCACCGGCTACTTCATGGGTGCGCTCGGCCTGCCCGTGCACGCCCTTGGCGCGGACGACCCCAGCATCAACCAGGCAATGTGGTTCTACAACCTGAACGCCCTGGTGCTCGGCGCGCTGGCGGTGGCCACCGTCGCCGTGCTCCTCGCGCTGCGGCGCCGACGACCCTGGGACGCGGCGCTCTTCGCACTGTCACCCGCGCTGCTGCTCACCGCCACCGTCAACTGGGACCTTCTCGCCATCGGACTGGCCGCGTTCGGCCTGCTGGCCTGGGCACGCCGCAAACCCGTGCTGGCCGGTCTGCTGCTCGGCCTGGGCGGGGCGGCGAAGCTCTGGCCGCTGTTTCTCTTTTGGCCGATCCTGCTGCTCGCGATCCGGAGTGGTCGGCTGCGGCCCGCGCTCACCGCGATCGGAGCGGGCGCGGCGGCCCTTGTCGTGGTGAACCTCCCCACCGCGCTGCTCTACCCCGGCAACTGGGGACGTTTCCTGGAACTCAACACCGAACGGCCGATCGACTGGGGCACCCTCTGGTATATCGGTCGCTACCTCGACGGCAAGATCAACGTCGGAGAACCCGGTGCCGGCCCCTTCGAGTGGCTGAGCAACAACATTCCGGTGCTGAACAACCTGGCGTACGCGCTGTTCTTCCTGGCATGCGTCGGTATCGCGGTGCTGGCCCTGCGGGCACCACGCCGGCCCCGCCTCGCCCAACTCGCGTTCCTGGTGGTCGCCGCATTTCTGATCTTCAGCAAGGTCTGGTCACAGCAGTTCGTGCTCTGGCTGCTGCCCCTGGCCGTGCTCGCCCGCCCGAAGTGGGGCGCGTTCCTGGCCTGGCAACTCGCCGAGGTCGGCTACTTCGTGGCCTTCTACGGGGAGCTTCTGGGCACCTCAACCGACACGCCGGTTTTTCCCGAGGGCGTCTTCGTGTTAGCCGCCACGCTCCGGCTGGCCACCGTCGTAGTGCTCTGCGTGCTGATCGTCCAGGAGATCCTCCGGCCGGAGCAGGACGCGGTACGGGCCAGCTACCCCGATGACCCGGACGCCGGGGTCATCGACGGCGCACCAGACGCCGGCTGGGTGACCAGACCTCGCGCGACCGCGCGGCGACCTGACCGACGGCCGATCTCCCCATGA
- a CDS encoding inositol-3-phosphate synthase gives MGSVRVAIVGVGNCASSLVQGVEYYRNADPNDRVPGLMHVTFGDYHVSDVEFVAAFDVDAKKVGMDLAEAIVASENNTIKLCDVPPTGVTVQRGPTFDGLGQYYREIIEESDDEPVDVAQALRAARVDVVVAYLPVGSEEAGKFYAQAAIDAGCAFVNALPVFIASDPAWAKKFEDAGLPIVGDDIKSQVGATIVHRALAKLFEDRGVELLRTYQLNFGGNMDFMNMLERTRLVSKKISKTQSVTSQVPHEMVKSDVHIGPSDHVPWLDDRKWAYIRLEGRSFGDAPLNAELKLEVWDSPNSAGVIIDAVRAAKIALDRKIGGPILSASSYFMKSPPVQYADADAHAAVEEFIAGEITR, from the coding sequence ATGGGCTCCGTCCGCGTCGCCATCGTCGGTGTGGGTAACTGCGCCTCGTCCCTCGTGCAGGGCGTGGAGTACTACCGGAACGCTGACCCGAACGACCGGGTTCCGGGTCTCATGCACGTCACCTTCGGCGACTACCACGTCTCGGACGTGGAGTTCGTCGCGGCGTTCGATGTGGACGCCAAGAAGGTGGGCATGGACCTCGCCGAGGCGATCGTCGCCAGCGAGAACAACACCATCAAGCTGTGCGACGTGCCGCCGACCGGCGTGACCGTTCAGCGCGGTCCGACGTTCGACGGTCTCGGCCAGTACTACCGCGAGATCATCGAGGAGTCGGACGACGAGCCGGTGGACGTGGCCCAGGCGCTGCGCGCCGCCCGGGTCGACGTGGTCGTGGCCTACCTGCCGGTCGGCTCCGAGGAGGCCGGCAAGTTCTACGCCCAGGCCGCGATCGACGCCGGCTGCGCCTTCGTCAACGCCCTCCCGGTGTTCATCGCCTCTGACCCGGCCTGGGCGAAGAAGTTCGAGGACGCGGGCCTGCCGATCGTCGGCGACGACATCAAGAGCCAGGTCGGCGCCACCATCGTGCATCGTGCCCTGGCGAAGCTCTTCGAGGACCGCGGTGTCGAGCTGCTGCGCACGTACCAGCTCAACTTCGGCGGCAACATGGACTTCATGAACATGCTGGAGCGCACCCGGCTGGTCTCCAAGAAGATCTCGAAGACCCAGTCGGTGACCTCCCAGGTGCCGCACGAGATGGTCAAGAGCGACGTGCACATCGGCCCCTCGGATCACGTGCCGTGGCTGGACGACCGCAAGTGGGCGTACATCCGCCTGGAGGGCCGCTCGTTCGGTGACGCCCCGCTCAACGCGGAGCTGAAGCTCGAGGTGTGGGACTCGCCGAACTCCGCCGGCGTCATCATCGACGCGGTCCGGGCCGCGAAGATCGCCCTGGACCGGAAGATCGGCGGCCCGATCCTGTCCGCGTCGTCGTACTTCATGAAGTCCCCGCCGGTGCAGTACGCCGACGCCGACGCGCACGCCGCCGTCGAGGAGTTCATCGCCGGCGAGATCACCCGTTGA
- a CDS encoding transglycosylase domain-containing protein, translating to MLIAACAVFIMLAGVGVVGFAYYSTNVVLPNQIPLPQSTTVYTSDGKGLVAKLGNENRTLITVSQMPQHVRHAVAAAEDRNFYRHSGVDYKGIARAAWNNFTGGDRQGASTITQQYARGAYESLEDDTYTRKVREAIFASKLNDDFSKEKIMENYLNVIYFGRGAYGIEAAAQTFFGKAASKLTVGEGAVLAGIIKQPEPSATHNGFDPATAPDEAKSRWDYVLDGMVAEGWLDAAERPTEFPEVKPPAEGGNGFGVATPRGNVINYVRAEMEQWGLCTNTGADEVKPSCADELRKGGYKITTTIDDKMQTALEKAARAGVKGSVLDGQPDNLMAAGVAIDPKTGRVLAYYGGESGGDIDLAGKNTTDGILFGGHPPASSFKVYTLAAAIEAGISVNSRWDATPFTPEGYEGKIHNASRNAHCGKSCTLDESTVKSYNVPFFHVAEQIGPDKVVSMARQAGITTMWTDNPVKPYNLLAEKPEDLAPARFDHVVGYGQYPITVLDHANGLATLANDGLYHKAHFVLKVEQKDKATGEWKVVRGTGEKLDGQQRIRKGVTDEVTAVLKQIPSQNGNALSGRRQAAGKTGTWELLDTPHNSNAWMVGYDDNLATAIWIGANPEAESKAILNKNNKNIGGSDLPADLWQRFMNEALDGKPKSDLPRITGVGDDTAGNGELPKPPEPPDCGPLGLFCPGGDDDDDDNGGGDNGGGDNGGGDNGGGDNGGGGNNGGRGNNGGGGGGDIGFPPPPTGNTERPRRD from the coding sequence ATGCTGATCGCCGCGTGCGCGGTCTTCATCATGCTCGCCGGCGTGGGTGTGGTCGGCTTCGCCTATTACTCCACCAACGTCGTTCTACCCAACCAGATTCCACTTCCGCAGTCGACGACGGTCTACACGAGTGACGGCAAGGGGCTGGTCGCCAAGCTTGGCAACGAGAACCGGACGCTCATTACCGTCAGCCAGATGCCGCAGCACGTTCGCCACGCAGTGGCCGCGGCCGAGGACCGTAACTTCTACCGGCACTCCGGTGTCGACTACAAGGGCATCGCCCGAGCAGCGTGGAACAACTTCACCGGTGGCGACCGGCAGGGCGCGTCGACGATCACGCAGCAGTACGCGCGTGGCGCCTACGAGAGCCTCGAGGACGACACCTACACCCGGAAGGTGCGCGAGGCGATCTTCGCCTCCAAGCTGAACGACGATTTCAGCAAGGAAAAGATCATGGAGAACTATCTCAATGTGATCTATTTCGGCCGCGGAGCGTACGGGATCGAGGCCGCGGCGCAGACCTTCTTCGGTAAGGCCGCCAGCAAGTTGACCGTCGGCGAGGGTGCGGTGCTGGCTGGGATCATCAAGCAGCCGGAGCCCTCCGCCACCCATAACGGGTTCGACCCGGCGACCGCCCCGGACGAGGCAAAGTCGCGATGGGACTATGTTCTCGACGGGATGGTGGCCGAGGGCTGGCTCGACGCGGCGGAGCGGCCGACCGAATTTCCGGAGGTGAAGCCGCCGGCCGAGGGCGGCAACGGCTTCGGTGTGGCGACGCCACGCGGCAACGTCATCAACTACGTACGGGCGGAGATGGAGCAGTGGGGACTCTGCACCAACACGGGTGCCGACGAGGTCAAGCCCTCCTGTGCGGATGAGCTACGCAAGGGCGGCTACAAGATCACCACAACGATCGACGACAAGATGCAGACCGCTCTGGAGAAGGCGGCACGAGCGGGGGTAAAGGGTTCGGTCCTCGACGGCCAGCCGGACAATCTGATGGCTGCCGGAGTCGCGATAGACCCCAAGACGGGCCGGGTGCTCGCCTACTACGGTGGGGAAAGCGGTGGTGACATCGACTTGGCCGGCAAGAACACCACAGACGGCATCCTCTTTGGTGGCCATCCCCCTGCCTCGTCCTTCAAGGTCTACACTCTGGCGGCCGCCATCGAGGCCGGCATCTCCGTCAACTCCCGGTGGGACGCGACGCCCTTCACCCCCGAGGGGTACGAAGGCAAGATCCATAACGCGAGCCGGAACGCGCACTGTGGTAAGTCCTGCACCCTGGACGAGTCGACGGTCAAGTCGTATAACGTTCCGTTCTTCCATGTGGCGGAGCAGATCGGCCCGGACAAGGTGGTCAGCATGGCCCGGCAGGCGGGTATCACCACCATGTGGACCGACAACCCGGTCAAGCCATACAACCTGTTGGCGGAGAAGCCGGAAGACCTGGCACCGGCGCGGTTCGACCACGTGGTGGGCTATGGCCAGTACCCGATTACCGTCCTCGACCATGCCAACGGTCTCGCGACGCTGGCGAACGATGGCCTCTACCACAAGGCGCACTTCGTGCTCAAGGTCGAGCAGAAGGACAAAGCGACCGGCGAGTGGAAGGTCGTCCGTGGGACCGGCGAGAAGCTGGACGGGCAGCAGCGGATCCGGAAAGGGGTCACCGACGAGGTGACCGCGGTGCTCAAGCAGATCCCGAGTCAGAACGGCAATGCCCTGTCCGGTCGTCGGCAAGCGGCCGGGAAGACCGGCACCTGGGAACTCCTCGATACCCCCCATAACTCGAATGCCTGGATGGTCGGCTACGACGACAACCTGGCGACAGCGATATGGATCGGCGCTAACCCCGAGGCAGAAAGCAAAGCGATTCTCAACAAGAACAATAAGAACATCGGCGGCAGCGATCTCCCGGCGGACCTGTGGCAGCGGTTCATGAACGAGGCACTCGACGGTAAGCCCAAGTCCGACCTGCCGCGCATCACCGGAGTCGGCGACGACACGGCCGGCAACGGCGAGCTGCCGAAACCACCGGAGCCGCCGGACTGCGGGCCGCTCGGCCTGTTCTGTCCGGGTGGCGACGACGATGACGACGACAACGGCGGTGGCGACAACGGCGGTGGCGACAACGGCGGTGGCGACAACGGCGGTGGCGACAACGGCGGTGGCGGTAACAACGGCGGTAGGGGTAACAACGGCGGTGGCGGCGGTGGAGACATCGGGTTCCCGCCGCCGCCAACCGGAAACACCGAACGACCCAGGCGGGACTAG